The proteins below come from a single Drosophila virilis strain 15010-1051.87 unplaced genomic scaffold, Dvir_AGI_RSII-ME tig00000124, whole genome shotgun sequence genomic window:
- the LOC6624376 gene encoding uncharacterized protein produces the protein MASIDTSKRKPRRTHGTPSFTYRNRFAYALLAAGSVLFGIWCLTPMQRIANERLCKELLTVTEQEKDRHALFDFSAPRPAKFIREAIEEGEKLRTER, from the exons ATGGCATCAATTGATACAAGCAAGCGTAAACCCAGACGCACACACGGCACACCGTCATTTACATATCGCAATCGTTTTGCATACGCTCTACTTGCCGCCGGTTCGGTGCTTTTCGGGATTTGGTG CCTGACGCCCATGCAACGCATTGCCAACGAGCGGTTGTGCAAGGAACTGCTGACAGTCACCGAGCAGGAAAAAGATCGCCACGCATTGTTCGACTTCTCTGCGCCACGGCCCGCAAAGTTCATTCGAGAAGCCATCGAGGAGGGCGAGAAATTGCGCACGGAacgctaa
- the LOC6624033 gene encoding structure-specific endonuclease subunit SLX4-like isoform X2, whose protein sequence is MDRQTRRANFKKLQQPANTKLRSTRSSKATAPMTLSEYFNTQESSSSSAAAEPESLLAEPRSKKARDVEPSKDVAKPKKAPKLKASAPQRRARAGRGKKQPSISDFLRNEQLFAEVTAQHCMADNFSPDDIEMALVLSKSEAEKHGRLRLEDTEDEREEVVDLLDDKANQSTENVRRKLQKYGFRTAAKEDYNLFSIAALPGATGKRGKRCKWANKFTPLTLRNPEAQQKKLQTQVAALMAQQVRTQLPSAEDQPSFELISERLLQLAASAERRITHEPSAEPLTNLSAYYVQDLIEVSRTPAHHLLKSWSAIQGRDLSPKRPSAASQRRQQQLQQVYAELEAHFGASAVEEELDELEKLVADNMIQDVSQMLADNLVQQANQMAADKADDNNQLPVDQVQISLSSDSPLKEPPDKRARMMPQQEMHSEKENLQPSTSAMLSLPTQSTRCISPDLFADSDDDEPASETPATCSTAAALEMQNLSLKVYRNISSTDMNSYELYSSDEDCPRC, encoded by the exons atGGACAGACAAACACGCCGTGCAAACTTTAAGAAACTACAACAACCCGCGAACACAAAGCTGCG CTCCACGCGCAGCAGCAAGGCCACAGCGCCCATGACACTGTCCGAATATTTCAATACACAGGAGAGTTCCAGCAGTTCCGCAGCTGCTGAGCCGGAGAGTCTTTTGGCGGAGCCTAGGAGCAAAAAAGCACGCGACGTTGAGCCCAGCAAAGATGTGGCCAAGCCAAAAAAGGCGCCCAAGCTAAAAGCCAGTGCCCCACAGCGAAGGGCACGCGCTGGACGTGGCAAGAAGCAGCCCAGCATCAGCGACTTTCTGCGTAATGAGCAGCTCTTTGCGGAGGTCACGGCGCAGCATTGCATGGCGGATAACTTTAGTCCCGATGACATTGAAATGGCGCTAGTGCTGTCCAAATCGGAGGCAGAGAAACATGGCCGATTGCGACTGGAAGACACCGAGGACGAGCGCGAGGAAGTGGTTGATTTGCTCGATGACAAAGCGAATCAGTCCACAGAGAATGTACGCCGCAAGCTGCAAAAGTACGGCTTTCGCACAGCTGCCAAGGAGG ATTACAACCTGTTCTCCATTGCTGCGTTGCCTGGTGCGACGGGCAAGCGCGGCAAACGCTGCAAATGGGCCAATAAATTTACGCCGCTCACCTTGCGCAATCCGGAGGCGCAGCAGAAAAAGCTGCAGACCCAGGTGGCTGCTCTGATGGCGCAACAGGTGCGCACCCAGCTGCCCAGCGCTGAGGATCAGCCGTCCTTCGAACTGATCAGCGAGCGTCTGTTGCAATTGGCAGCTTCCGCTGAGCGACGCATCACCCACGAGCCCAGCGCCGAACCTCTAACGAATTTGAGTGCATATTATGTGCAGGATTTAATAGAAGTTAGTCGCACGCCGGCACATCACTTGCTGAAGAGCTGGTCGGCCATACAGGGACGCGATCTGTCGCCCAAGCGACCCAGCGCAGCGAGTcagcgccggcagcagcaattgcagcaggTCTACGCAGAGCTGGAGGCGCATTTTGGTGCCAGTGCAGTGGAGGAGGAGTTGGATGAGCTGGAAAAACTGGTGGCCGATAATATGATACAGGATGTTAGTCAAATGTTGGCTGACAATCTTGTGCAGCAAGCTAACCAAATGGCAGCTGATAAAGCAGATGACAACAACCAATTGCCGGTTGATCAAGTGCAAATCTCATTAAGCAGCGATTCTCCGCTGAAAGAGCCGCCCGATAAGCGTGCCAGAATGATGCCACAGCAGGAGATGCACAGTGAAAAGGAGAACCTGCAACCCAGTACCTCAGCTATGCTGAGCCTACCCACGCAAAGCACACGCTGCATTTCACCCGATCTCTTTGCGGATTCAGATGATGATGAGCCGGCGAGTGAAACGCCTGCCACGTGCAGCACGGCGGCTGCTCTTGAGATGCAAAACCTTTCCTTAAAGGTCTACAGGAATATAAGCTCGACCGATATGAACAGCTATGAGCTGTACTCCAGCGATGAAG ATTGTCCACGATGTTAA